From Pseudoalteromonas sp. DL-6, one genomic window encodes:
- the mrdA gene encoding penicillin-binding protein 2, with amino-acid sequence MLKRRPTIRDHSAEANLFARRAFVGFIFILALVAILLSNLYTIQVDDHQDYQTRSNDNRIKVIPIAPNRGLIYDRNGVLLAENKPVYNLEVIPEEVDDLTASLKSVSKIIDITEQQQADFLDDIKHTRRFKSQVLKARLNENEVAMFSVNQHKFPGFSIEARLARYYPFGDTLTHALGYVAKLNKKELNKLEQQDEATNYRATHDIGKLGIEKYYEPLLHGQVGSQRVEVNNRGRIIRTLSMDPPQPGDDLVLTLDIGLQQIAQHSLKDMRGAIVVMDAKDGGVLALYSNPSYDPNLFVHGISSKDYKALLNPDRPLINRTTQGRYAPASTIKPHMAILALEENIVQETTTMWDPGFFQIPNVEHRWRDWRRWGHGHVDVYKAIEESCDTYFYDAAYRMGITKISNFMARFGFGELSGIDIHEETTAILPSKEWKEDRFKESWWRGDTISVGIGQGYWTATPIQIANATNILVNRGINHPPHLVQVAKKEDQITQLNNEEKPPVVLNNEDNWRIAIDAMHNTVKKTTGTAHPAFKGATYDPAGKTGTAQVVSIAQGERYDADALKERQRDNAIYVGFAPYNNPQIIVSIVVENTGGGSSVGAPIARQLMDYYFAANPIQSSGSKVP; translated from the coding sequence ATGCTAAAACGAAGACCCACTATTCGCGACCACTCAGCAGAAGCTAATTTATTTGCTCGGCGTGCATTTGTGGGTTTTATTTTTATATTAGCCTTAGTAGCCATATTATTGTCTAACTTGTACACCATTCAAGTTGACGACCACCAAGATTATCAAACTCGCTCTAACGATAACCGCATAAAAGTAATTCCGATTGCACCTAATCGCGGACTTATTTACGACCGCAACGGTGTTTTACTGGCTGAAAACAAGCCCGTTTATAACCTTGAAGTGATCCCCGAAGAAGTTGACGATTTAACTGCCTCCTTAAAATCTGTTAGTAAAATTATTGATATTACCGAGCAGCAGCAAGCTGATTTCCTTGATGATATAAAGCACACTCGCCGCTTTAAAAGCCAAGTTCTTAAAGCTCGCTTAAATGAAAACGAAGTAGCGATGTTTTCAGTAAACCAACATAAATTCCCAGGGTTTAGTATTGAAGCGCGTTTAGCCCGTTATTACCCGTTTGGAGACACCTTAACCCATGCCTTAGGCTATGTTGCTAAGCTCAATAAAAAAGAATTAAACAAGCTTGAGCAACAAGATGAAGCCACCAATTATAGAGCGACCCATGATATTGGCAAACTGGGTATCGAAAAATACTACGAGCCATTACTTCATGGCCAGGTCGGCTCACAGCGAGTTGAAGTAAATAACCGTGGTCGTATTATTCGCACCTTGAGTATGGATCCACCGCAGCCGGGGGACGATTTAGTACTTACTCTCGATATTGGTTTACAACAAATAGCCCAACATTCACTTAAAGATATGCGCGGCGCTATTGTGGTTATGGATGCAAAAGATGGCGGCGTTTTAGCGCTGTATTCAAACCCAAGCTATGATCCTAATTTATTTGTGCACGGTATTAGCAGTAAAGACTATAAAGCCCTGCTTAACCCTGATCGCCCGCTTATAAACCGTACCACCCAGGGGCGCTACGCACCAGCATCGACTATTAAACCGCACATGGCTATTTTGGCATTAGAAGAAAACATAGTACAAGAGACCACCACCATGTGGGATCCCGGTTTTTTTCAAATACCCAATGTAGAGCATAGATGGCGAGACTGGCGACGTTGGGGCCATGGCCATGTTGATGTTTACAAAGCAATAGAAGAGTCATGCGATACTTATTTTTACGATGCAGCCTATCGCATGGGGATCACCAAAATAAGTAACTTTATGGCACGTTTTGGTTTTGGTGAGCTCTCAGGCATTGATATTCATGAAGAAACAACCGCTATTTTGCCCTCAAAAGAATGGAAAGAAGATCGTTTCAAAGAGTCATGGTGGCGTGGTGATACTATTTCTGTAGGGATTGGCCAAGGTTATTGGACTGCCACCCCAATTCAAATAGCCAACGCGACTAATATTTTAGTTAACCGGGGAATAAATCATCCTCCTCACTTAGTGCAAGTGGCTAAAAAAGAAGACCAGATCACCCAGCTCAATAATGAAGAGAAGCCACCTGTTGTTCTCAATAATGAGGATAACTGGCGCATCGCTATTGATGCTATGCATAACACGGTTAAAAAGACCACCGGTACAGCACACCCTGCGTTTAAAGGAGCTACCTACGACCCTGCAGGCAAAACAGGTACAGCTCAAGTGGTCAGTATTGCTCAAGGTGAGCGTTACGATGCCGATGCACTCAAAGAGCGCCAACGCGATAACGCCATTTACGTCGGTTTTGCCCCTTACAACAATCCACAAATTATAGTCTCTATTGTGGTAGAGAATACCGGTGGGGGTAGCTCTGTAGGTGCCCCCATTGCGCGCCAATTAATGGATTATTATTTTGCAGCTAACCCAATTCAATCCTCAGGGAGTAAAGTACCATGA
- a CDS encoding septal ring lytic transglycosylase RlpA family protein: MRLYKQFIIITLISFFLSACSSSNSRYSMRHDAAPLRAPTELEMQDAIVTQVIKSASTTRPYEVLGKRYTPMLDETGYSETGIASWYGRKFHGYHTSNGEIYDMFAMTAAHKTLPLPSFVRVTNTANGQSVIVRVNDRGPFHDDRIIDLSYAAAYKLGYHKYGTAQVKLEAITLADTHARKTYVQVAAGSTLANIEALAQTLREQYKLPTNIVEKDAIYRLHLGPIKDAHHAQQVLETLKQNQFQNAFLLYTQ; the protein is encoded by the coding sequence ATGCGCCTTTATAAACAGTTTATAATTATTACTCTGATCAGTTTCTTTTTAAGCGCCTGTAGTAGTTCAAATAGCCGTTACAGTATGCGCCATGATGCCGCACCACTGCGGGCACCGACCGAATTAGAAATGCAAGATGCTATTGTTACTCAAGTAATAAAAAGCGCTAGCACCACACGCCCTTACGAAGTGTTGGGCAAACGTTATACCCCTATGCTCGATGAAACCGGTTATTCAGAAACTGGCATTGCTTCATGGTATGGCCGAAAGTTTCATGGGTATCACACCTCTAATGGCGAAATTTACGATATGTTCGCCATGACGGCAGCCCATAAAACCTTACCATTACCGAGTTTTGTACGCGTAACAAATACAGCCAATGGCCAATCTGTTATAGTACGGGTTAATGATCGTGGACCCTTTCATGATGATAGAATCATTGATCTTTCCTATGCTGCGGCCTACAAACTTGGCTACCACAAATACGGTACAGCACAGGTTAAGCTAGAAGCGATTACTCTTGCAGATACCCATGCGCGAAAAACCTACGTTCAAGTAGCAGCGGGCAGTACCTTAGCCAATATAGAGGCATTGGCACAGACACTACGAGAGCAGTATAAATTACCAACAAATATCGTCGAAAAAGATGCTATTTATAGATTGCACTTAGGGCCAATAAAAGATGCCCATCACGCGCAACAAGTATTAGAAACACTAAAACAAAATCAATTTCAAAACGCGTTCTTGCTTTACACTCAGTAA
- the rodA gene encoding rod shape-determining protein RodA, with product MTALHNKRSIWLRLHIDLPLLIALLLMMAGSITIVYSASGQDSAMMIRHITRMAGAIIGMFVLAQIPPTTLKRLVIPMYCLGLLMLVGVLLFGVSSKGAQRWLDLGITRFQPSELMKLAVPMMVAWYIGRHHLPPRPLHLVIGFAIVMLPTLLIKEQPDLGTSILIASSGVFVLFLSGLSWRLIGFLSSIVALAAWPFWHYGMHDYQKQRVLTFLDPESDPLGSGYHIIQSKIAIGSGGIEGKGWLQGTQSQLEFLPERHTDFIFSVLSEEFGLFGVCVLLSLYLFIIGRGLFIAVNAQEAFGKLLAGSLTLTFFVYIFVNIGMVSGLLPVVGVPLPLISYGGTSMVTLMAAFGIIMSIATEKRMLLK from the coding sequence ATGACGGCTTTACATAATAAGCGTTCTATTTGGCTGCGCCTGCATATCGACTTGCCACTGTTAATTGCTTTATTACTGATGATGGCTGGCAGTATCACCATAGTTTATAGTGCCTCTGGCCAAGATTCGGCCATGATGATCCGCCATATAACCCGTATGGCTGGTGCAATTATTGGCATGTTTGTTTTAGCGCAAATCCCACCTACGACCTTAAAACGCTTAGTCATTCCCATGTATTGCTTGGGACTACTTATGTTAGTTGGGGTACTTCTATTTGGTGTAAGTTCTAAAGGGGCTCAACGCTGGTTAGATTTAGGTATTACCCGCTTTCAACCCTCTGAATTAATGAAACTAGCGGTTCCAATGATGGTTGCTTGGTATATTGGCCGTCACCATTTACCCCCTCGTCCGCTGCATTTAGTGATTGGCTTTGCCATTGTTATGCTGCCTACCCTACTTATTAAGGAACAACCTGATTTGGGCACCTCAATTTTGATTGCCAGCTCGGGTGTGTTTGTATTGTTTTTATCTGGTTTGAGTTGGCGTTTAATTGGCTTTTTAAGCTCTATTGTGGCCTTAGCTGCATGGCCTTTTTGGCACTATGGTATGCACGATTATCAAAAACAACGCGTTTTAACTTTTTTAGATCCTGAGAGCGATCCGCTTGGTTCTGGCTATCATATTATTCAATCAAAAATAGCGATTGGCTCAGGCGGTATTGAAGGCAAAGGCTGGTTGCAAGGCACACAATCGCAGCTAGAATTTTTACCTGAGCGACATACCGACTTTATTTTTTCTGTACTGAGTGAAGAGTTTGGCTTATTTGGTGTATGTGTTTTACTTAGTTTGTACTTATTCATCATTGGCCGTGGATTATTTATTGCAGTTAATGCACAAGAGGCCTTTGGCAAGTTACTCGCAGGTTCACTTACACTGACATTTTTCGTTTATATTTTTGTAAACATAGGCATGGTCTCGGGTCTATTACCAGTTGTAGGCGTCCCCTTACCATTAATTAGTTATGGCGGCACCTCAATGGTGACCTTGATGGCTGCGTTTGGCATTATTATGTCGATTGCCACAGAAAAAAGGATGCTCTTAAAATAA